The following proteins come from a genomic window of Candidatus Paceibacterota bacterium:
- a CDS encoding Clp protease N-terminal domain-containing protein, whose product MSIEATKFTPRAQKVIAQAMSEASNLGQDCVGTEHLLLGLIAVRDNTACEILKKLGVVLGELYSHTFEHIGHGPDDKVVTATVFAPRVLMVFKLAETEAKSLGQEFVGTEHLLLALVAESDCVAARMLKKFSIAHAEDIRKVIQSSPQPQSVTAGDLQTFQAKDIGDLAYSALKILDLPEDSFIRLSGLANKSFSDLCNEIFRLLVVHGSLIHAIYHERLKLLLSKLISSAPNTDRIEKCIRALVAILGAEKAAQMADIAFAKVRPGSGEYQRWGTALQLITGKPVQVSVNFVSQWPPP is encoded by the coding sequence ATGAGCATTGAGGCTACTAAATTCACCCCGCGGGCTCAAAAAGTCATCGCGCAGGCCATGTCGGAGGCGAGTAATCTTGGACAGGACTGCGTGGGGACGGAGCACCTGCTTCTGGGATTGATTGCTGTGCGTGATAACACCGCCTGCGAAATTCTGAAAAAGTTAGGGGTTGTACTCGGCGAACTATATTCCCACACTTTCGAGCATATTGGCCACGGACCAGATGATAAGGTGGTCACGGCTACCGTTTTTGCTCCCCGGGTCTTAATGGTTTTTAAATTGGCCGAGACTGAAGCCAAGAGTCTGGGTCAGGAATTTGTCGGTACGGAGCATTTGCTTTTGGCCCTGGTGGCCGAAAGTGACTGTGTTGCGGCTCGGATGCTGAAAAAATTCAGCATTGCCCATGCTGAAGATATTCGCAAGGTCATTCAGTCTAGTCCTCAACCCCAATCGGTGACGGCGGGAGATTTGCAAACTTTTCAGGCCAAGGATATCGGCGACTTGGCGTATTCTGCCCTGAAAATCTTGGACTTGCCTGAAGATTCGTTCATCCGACTCTCTGGTCTAGCCAATAAATCTTTTTCTGATTTGTGCAACGAGATTTTCCGACTCTTGGTCGTGCACGGTTCGCTTATTCACGCGATTTACCACGAGCGGCTGAAATTGCTCTTGTCTAAGTTGATTTCGTCTGCGCCGAATACTGATCGGATTGAGAAATGCATCCGTGCTCTCGTGGCAATTTTGGGTGCCGAAAAGGCTGCTCAAATGGCTGATATCGCTTTTGCCAAAGTGCGACCTGGTTCTGGCGAATATCAGCGGTGGGGCACCGCCTTGCAGTTGATTACCGGCAAACCCGTCCAGGTCAGCGTGAACTTTGTTTCCCAGTGGCCTCCGCCCTAG
- the rplQ gene encoding 50S ribosomal protein L17: MKRKGRKALGRSLVRALVVHGKMKTTLIKAKEIRPAVEKLITRGKIGTVANRRLLTSKTGSAELAGKIIKTAEKYKDRKGGYTRITKLGRRISDGAQMAIIEFV; this comes from the coding sequence ATGAAGCGAAAGGGGAGAAAGGCTCTCGGGCGGTCCTTGGTGCGCGCTTTGGTTGTCCACGGCAAGATGAAGACGACCTTGATCAAGGCCAAGGAGATTCGCCCGGCCGTTGAAAAATTGATTACCCGAGGCAAAATCGGCACGGTAGCCAATCGTAGGTTGCTGACTTCCAAGACCGGTAGCGCTGAATTGGCCGGAAAGATCATTAAGACCGCCGAGAAGTACAAGGACCGAAAGGGTGGCTATACTCGGATTACCAAGCTTGGCCGCCGAATCAGTGACGGTGCCCAAATGGCGATTATTGAATTCGTCTAA
- the dnaK gene encoding molecular chaperone DnaK codes for MSKILGIDLGTTYSAMAVMESGGPRILENAEGVRTTPSIVAVSKSGERLAGLLAKRQGVTNPKNTIFAIKRFIGHTYDDAGVQKDIKTAPFETRKSENGGIEVKMSDKWYRPEEVSAMILQKLKTDAEARLGEKITEAIITVPAYFNDSQRQATKDAGKIAGLDVKRIINEPTAAALAYGFNKKKNEKIAVFDFGGGTFDISILEVGDDVIEVKSTDGDSHLGGKDIDQKIINFLAEEFKKESGIDVRNDALALQRLDEAAEKAKIELSTAVETEVNIPFLTSDSSGPRHLLVKMTRAKLEELAREFIDRAMMITKRAMEASPFKIPDINEIVMVGGQTRMPMIQKAVKEFFGKDLHMGVNPDEVVAVGAAIQGGILQGDVKDVLLLDVIPLSFGIETMGGVATKLIEKNTTIPAAKSQVFSTAADNQTQVEINVVQGERAMASDNKSLGRFILDGIPPAPRGMPQVEVTFDIDANGILNVKAKDKTTGKEQSIKIEARSGLTDADIEKMKKDAELHSEEDKKKKETVEAKNIAEQLIYTAEKSLKDAGDKVPADVKKSVEDKVTALKGVKDGADLGAIKTATEALSGELSKVGEAMSKAAKENSQPNAENKEGKVHEAEVKEEKKSE; via the coding sequence ATGTCTAAAATACTAGGAATCGACTTGGGAACAACTTACTCCGCAATGGCGGTGATGGAATCTGGTGGCCCACGAATTTTGGAAAATGCCGAAGGTGTCCGGACGACTCCGTCGATTGTGGCAGTCTCGAAAAGCGGCGAACGACTGGCCGGTCTTTTGGCCAAGCGACAGGGCGTGACAAACCCGAAGAACACAATTTTCGCGATTAAGCGATTTATTGGTCACACTTACGATGATGCTGGGGTGCAGAAAGATATCAAGACGGCGCCATTTGAAACTCGCAAATCCGAGAATGGCGGAATCGAAGTGAAGATGAGTGATAAGTGGTATCGACCGGAAGAAGTCTCGGCGATGATTCTGCAAAAGCTGAAGACCGATGCCGAAGCGCGCTTGGGTGAAAAAATCACCGAAGCGATTATTACCGTGCCGGCCTATTTCAACGACTCACAACGACAAGCTACAAAAGATGCCGGTAAAATTGCTGGCCTAGATGTCAAAAGAATTATCAACGAGCCGACCGCGGCGGCTTTGGCCTATGGCTTCAACAAAAAGAAAAATGAGAAAATCGCCGTCTTCGACTTCGGAGGCGGAACCTTCGATATTTCTATTTTGGAAGTCGGCGATGATGTGATTGAAGTAAAATCGACTGATGGTGACTCGCACTTGGGAGGCAAGGATATCGACCAGAAAATTATTAACTTTTTGGCCGAGGAGTTTAAAAAGGAGTCGGGAATTGATGTGCGAAATGATGCCCTCGCTCTCCAGAGGCTTGATGAAGCGGCGGAGAAGGCCAAAATCGAGCTTTCGACTGCGGTTGAGACCGAGGTGAACATTCCGTTCTTGACCTCAGATTCTTCCGGCCCTCGACACTTACTGGTGAAAATGACTCGCGCCAAATTGGAAGAATTGGCTCGAGAATTTATCGACCGAGCGATGATGATTACCAAGCGGGCAATGGAAGCTTCACCATTTAAAATTCCCGATATCAATGAAATCGTGATGGTTGGTGGCCAGACCAGGATGCCAATGATTCAGAAAGCGGTGAAGGAATTTTTCGGCAAGGACTTGCACATGGGCGTTAATCCGGATGAAGTTGTGGCGGTTGGCGCCGCTATTCAGGGTGGAATTTTGCAGGGTGATGTGAAGGATGTACTTTTACTCGATGTAATCCCGCTATCATTTGGAATTGAGACTATGGGAGGAGTCGCTACCAAGTTGATTGAGAAGAACACTACCATTCCGGCGGCCAAGTCGCAGGTATTTTCGACGGCGGCCGATAATCAAACTCAAGTTGAGATTAATGTGGTTCAGGGCGAACGAGCGATGGCTTCTGACAACAAATCACTCGGCCGATTTATTCTCGATGGGATTCCGCCGGCACCACGAGGCATGCCTCAAGTTGAAGTGACTTTCGACATTGATGCCAACGGTATCCTGAATGTTAAGGCGAAGGACAAGACGACGGGCAAGGAACAGTCGATTAAGATTGAAGCTCGTTCCGGTCTGACTGATGCTGATATTGAAAAGATGAAAAAGGATGCCGAGCTTCATAGCGAAGAAGATAAGAAGAAAAAGGAAACTGTTGAAGCTAAAAATATTGCCGAGCAATTGATTTACACTGCCGAGAAGTCGCTTAAGGATGCTGGCGATAAAGTGCCGGCTGATGTTAAGAAATCCGTTGAGGACAAAGTCACGGCTCTGAAGGGTGTGAAGGATGGTGCTGATCTTGGAGCAATTAAAACTGCGACCGAGGCGCTCTCCGGCGAGCTTTCTAAAGTTGGCGAAGCGATGAGTAAGGCGGCGAAAGAAAATTCCCAGCCGAATGCCGAGAATAAGGAGGGGAAAGTGCACGAGGCGGAGGTGAAGGAAGAGAAGAAAAGTGAGTAG
- a CDS encoding HAD family phosphatase, with protein MKKVAIFDIDGTIFRSSLLIELTEELVNQNIFPAGARRIYESVQTNWLNRAGDYDDYIMKVIEAFMRHLKGVSYRDFDRISKEVIARHQNRTYRYTRDLIKQLKKKGYFLLAISQSPKTILDKFCSKLGFDKVYGRIYELGPTDCFNGKVVDEHLIQNKATILRRAVERNGLTLKDSVGVGDTDGDIPFLELVAKPICFNPNSGLFKQAKRLGWKIVIERKDVVYEVQ; from the coding sequence ATGAAAAAAGTCGCCATTTTTGATATCGACGGCACGATTTTTCGCTCGAGTCTTTTGATTGAACTTACCGAAGAGTTGGTAAATCAGAATATTTTTCCGGCTGGCGCTCGGAGGATTTACGAATCGGTCCAAACCAACTGGCTTAACCGAGCCGGAGACTATGATGACTATATAATGAAGGTTATCGAGGCGTTCATGAGGCATCTCAAGGGTGTTTCGTATCGCGATTTCGACCGAATCTCCAAAGAAGTAATTGCTCGGCACCAAAATCGGACTTATCGCTACACTAGAGACCTGATTAAGCAACTCAAAAAGAAAGGCTACTTTCTTCTGGCCATTTCTCAGTCGCCCAAAACAATTCTCGACAAGTTTTGCTCGAAATTGGGTTTTGATAAAGTTTATGGCCGAATTTACGAGCTTGGCCCGACAGATTGCTTTAATGGCAAGGTTGTCGATGAGCATCTGATTCAAAACAAGGCTACGATTTTGAGACGCGCGGTCGAACGCAACGGTCTGACCCTCAAGGATTCGGTCGGAGTCGGTGACACTGACGGGGATATTCCATTCTTAGAATTGGTGGCCAAGCCAATTTGCTTTAATCCCAACTCGGGACTCTTTAAACAGGCCAAGCGACTTGGTTGGAAAATTGTGATTGAGAGAAAGGATGTTGTGTATGAAGTCCAATAA
- the dnaJ gene encoding molecular chaperone DnaJ produces the protein MKKDYYEILGVDKKASKDDIKKAFRKLAHEHHPDKKGGNEAKFKEINEAYGVLSDDQKRAQYDTYGQAFSGGAGPGQGGGFGGFGGAGGFDFSGFANGGQGFEGFDLGDLFGDFFGGGGGRSRTKRGRDISVDIEISFAESVFGVDKKFSLAKDSTCNICKGSGAKSGTELKTCEVCGGKGKVQETRRSFIGVFNTVQTCGNCHGKGKVPKEKCEHCRGEGILRQEQEINVKIPAGINDDEAVRLSGAGEAIAGGPSGDLYIKVHVKPHSSIVKEGNNLLMDVSVKLSDALLGAEYQVSTLDGNLSVKIPEGITHGEILRVRNKGVPYGNRRGDLLLNVKIVMPTKLSKTAKKAIEDLRQEGI, from the coding sequence ATGAAAAAAGATTATTACGAAATATTAGGCGTTGATAAAAAGGCCTCAAAGGACGACATCAAAAAAGCGTTTCGGAAATTGGCACATGAGCATCACCCCGACAAGAAGGGTGGCAACGAGGCTAAGTTTAAAGAGATAAACGAAGCTTACGGTGTGCTTTCCGATGATCAAAAAAGGGCACAGTATGACACCTATGGTCAAGCTTTTTCCGGCGGAGCCGGACCAGGGCAAGGTGGTGGATTTGGCGGTTTTGGTGGCGCCGGTGGTTTTGATTTTTCCGGTTTTGCGAATGGCGGCCAAGGGTTTGAAGGTTTCGACCTGGGCGATTTGTTCGGCGATTTTTTTGGTGGCGGTGGTGGCCGAAGTCGGACCAAGCGCGGCCGGGACATTTCGGTTGATATCGAGATTAGTTTCGCCGAGTCGGTTTTTGGAGTTGATAAAAAGTTTTCCTTGGCCAAGGATTCAACCTGTAATATCTGCAAAGGCTCTGGAGCCAAATCTGGCACAGAATTGAAGACCTGCGAAGTTTGTGGTGGTAAAGGTAAGGTGCAAGAGACTCGTCGCTCGTTTATCGGAGTTTTTAATACGGTTCAAACCTGTGGCAATTGTCATGGTAAAGGCAAAGTGCCAAAAGAAAAATGTGAACATTGTCGTGGTGAGGGAATTTTAAGACAAGAGCAGGAGATCAATGTAAAAATTCCCGCCGGTATCAATGATGATGAGGCGGTCAGACTTTCCGGCGCCGGTGAGGCGATTGCCGGTGGGCCGTCGGGCGATTTGTATATCAAGGTTCATGTGAAGCCGCATTCGTCTATTGTTAAAGAGGGCAACAATTTGCTGATGGATGTTAGCGTGAAGCTTTCAGATGCTTTGCTCGGGGCGGAATACCAGGTGTCGACCTTGGATGGTAATTTGTCCGTAAAAATTCCGGAAGGCATTACTCACGGAGAAATTTTAAGAGTGAGAAACAAGGGCGTGCCGTACGGCAATAGGCGCGGCGACCTGTTGTTGAATGTGAAAATTGTCATGCCGACTAAGCTTTCTAAAACTGCCAAGAAAGCGATTGAGGATTTGAGGCAAGAAGGAATATAA
- a CDS encoding nucleotide exchange factor GrpE, producing the protein MQDEKDLKDNKTVPPEETSDDVVFEDTEEAHVDLPAKLKKLKDKLSACEKEKSEYLDGWQRSKADFINYRKDQEKSNRDFIKFANLGLIEELIPVLDSFEMAFSNKVAWEKADKNWRVGVEYIHSQLHSILEKNHLKSISPRVGDEYDHTNHEAIESVPVEDKSQDHKIVEVISKGYEINGRVVKAARVKVGERKV; encoded by the coding sequence ATGCAAGACGAAAAAGACTTGAAAGATAATAAAACGGTTCCGCCCGAAGAAACATCCGACGATGTGGTTTTTGAGGACACCGAAGAGGCTCATGTCGACCTACCAGCCAAACTTAAAAAGCTAAAAGATAAACTTTCTGCTTGTGAGAAAGAGAAAAGCGAATATTTGGATGGTTGGCAGAGGTCAAAAGCCGATTTTATCAATTACAGAAAAGACCAGGAAAAATCCAATCGCGATTTTATTAAATTTGCCAATCTCGGCTTGATCGAGGAATTGATTCCGGTTCTAGACAGTTTTGAAATGGCTTTTTCCAACAAAGTTGCTTGGGAGAAGGCGGATAAGAATTGGCGAGTCGGAGTTGAATATATCCACTCACAGCTCCACTCAATTTTGGAAAAGAATCATTTGAAATCAATCAGTCCGAGAGTGGGAGATGAATACGACCATACCAATCACGAAGCGATTGAATCGGTGCCGGTGGAGGATAAAAGCCAAGATCATAAAATTGTTGAGGTTATAAGCAAGGGCTATGAGATTAATGGGCGGGTGGTGAAGGCGGCAAGGGTGAAGGTGGGAGAGAGGAAAGTTTAG
- the rpsK gene encoding 30S ribosomal protein S11, whose amino-acid sequence MGKKRIVTTEGGEKKAEGAAAAPRASSKRKLETGILFVQSTYNNTKVMLADSKGNAVAWSSSGSLGFKGAKKGTPFAAAKVGEVLAEKAMAMGVKEISAVINGVGSGRESAVRGFISKGITLNSIKDVTPVPHNGPKPPKPRRV is encoded by the coding sequence ATGGGTAAAAAAAGAATTGTCACAACTGAAGGAGGAGAGAAGAAGGCTGAAGGTGCAGCCGCGGCTCCTCGTGCCTCAAGTAAGCGTAAACTGGAAACGGGCATTTTGTTCGTGCAATCAACTTATAACAACACCAAAGTGATGCTAGCCGACAGCAAGGGTAATGCCGTCGCCTGGTCATCAAGCGGTTCACTTGGCTTTAAGGGTGCTAAAAAAGGCACTCCTTTTGCTGCCGCGAAAGTCGGAGAAGTCTTGGCCGAGAAGGCGATGGCGATGGGCGTAAAGGAGATTTCCGCGGTCATCAACGGTGTTGGTTCCGGTCGCGAGTCAGCCGTTCGGGGTTTTATTTCCAAAGGTATCACTTTGAACTCGATTAAGGATGTCACCCCGGTCCCGCACAATGGCCCGAAGCCACCTAAGCCTCGCCGCGTCTAA
- a CDS encoding DNA-directed RNA polymerase subunit alpha codes for MALHNVLLPSKPKIVKEGDNIGVYEIDGLYPGYGHTLGNSLRRIILSSLPGAAVTRVKIEGVSHEFSTMAGIKEDVITILLNLKRLRIKMLTDEPQNLTLKVKGVKEITAADIKFPGQIEILNPELVLAHATEKNAEIEAELFVEKGLGYVSKEVLHKDRVDIGSIAMDAIFTPIRRVNYEVENMRVGDRTDFNRLRIFIETNGTISPKEALEDSISIMISQLKAVVGFKEEEEVVAPAEGEGEAGTKKEPDTEFLKTRIETLPLSPRTTNALASANIRTVGGLARKKEKDLQDVEGLGAKGIQEIKKALGDFGITLK; via the coding sequence ATGGCCCTACACAACGTTTTGTTACCGTCAAAGCCGAAGATCGTCAAAGAAGGCGATAATATCGGCGTCTACGAAATTGATGGTCTTTATCCTGGTTATGGTCATACCCTCGGCAACTCCCTTCGCCGAATTATTCTTTCATCCTTGCCGGGCGCCGCGGTCACTCGCGTCAAGATTGAGGGTGTTAGTCACGAGTTTTCAACTATGGCCGGAATCAAAGAGGATGTCATCACTATCCTTTTGAATCTAAAACGCTTGCGAATCAAGATGCTCACCGATGAGCCACAGAATCTGACCCTGAAAGTTAAGGGTGTTAAAGAAATTACTGCTGCCGACATCAAGTTCCCGGGACAGATTGAAATCCTAAACCCGGAATTGGTTTTGGCTCATGCTACCGAGAAAAACGCTGAAATCGAAGCGGAGCTTTTTGTCGAAAAGGGTTTGGGTTATGTCTCCAAAGAAGTTTTGCACAAGGATCGAGTTGATATCGGTTCAATCGCCATGGACGCTATCTTTACCCCGATTCGCCGAGTCAACTACGAAGTTGAAAATATGCGCGTGGGCGACCGAACTGATTTCAACCGCCTGCGCATTTTTATTGAGACTAACGGTACCATTTCGCCAAAAGAAGCTTTGGAGGATTCTATCTCAATCATGATCAGTCAGCTTAAGGCCGTGGTCGGTTTTAAGGAGGAGGAAGAAGTTGTTGCTCCGGCCGAAGGCGAAGGCGAAGCCGGTACCAAGAAGGAACCTGATACTGAATTCTTGAAGACCCGAATCGAGACTCTGCCTCTTTCACCTCGAACCACCAACGCTCTGGCTAGCGCTAACATCCGAACGGTCGGCGGTTTGGCCAGAAAGAAGGAGAAGGATTTGCAGGATGTGGAGGGTTTGGGTGCCAAAGGTATCCAGGAAATCAAAAAGGCTCTCGGCGATTTCGGCATCACCCTTAAATAA
- the infA gene encoding translation initiation factor IF-1 codes for MANSTEKKSVRAVVTEALPDTLFRVKLDDSDGEILAYLAGKMRLHRIKVLIGDTVRVELDPYGGKGRIVQRI; via the coding sequence ATGGCAAATTCCACAGAAAAAAAATCGGTAAGAGCGGTCGTCACCGAAGCCTTGCCCGATACTTTGTTTCGGGTCAAACTCGATGATTCTGACGGGGAAATTCTTGCCTATTTGGCTGGGAAAATGAGATTGCACCGCATCAAGGTGCTCATCGGCGATACCGTGAGAGTCGAGCTAGACCCGTATGGCGGTAAGGGCCGGATTGTCCAACGAATTTAA
- the rpsM gene encoding 30S ribosomal protein S13: MRIFGITIPDEKRLEVGLTVFYGIGRPRAQAILKQAGVDYGKKSKDLSTDEEARIRKIVEGLKLEGDLKREVAGNIKRLKDIKAYRGTRHQRGLPSRGQRTKTNSRTRRGNVRKTMGTGRKKAEKK, encoded by the coding sequence ATGAGAATCTTCGGTATCACAATTCCAGATGAGAAAAGACTTGAGGTTGGCCTCACGGTTTTTTATGGCATTGGTCGCCCTCGGGCCCAGGCCATTCTAAAGCAGGCTGGAGTTGATTACGGCAAGAAGTCAAAGGATCTTTCTACTGATGAGGAAGCTCGCATCCGCAAGATTGTTGAGGGTTTGAAATTGGAGGGAGACCTCAAGCGAGAGGTTGCCGGCAATATCAAACGACTCAAAGATATCAAAGCCTACCGAGGTACCAGACATCAGCGAGGCCTGCCTTCAAGAGGTCAGCGAACCAAAACCAATTCTCGAACTCGTCGAGGTAATGTGAGGAAGACGATGGGTACCGGTAGAAAGAAGGCGGAGAAGAAATAG
- a CDS encoding uL13 family ribosomal protein: MEHTIDATNMRLGRVASQAAVLLIGKDASFQRNVKPKTVVKIVNASKIDIAERKRAGTIYHRHSGYRGSMVIEDMNKVIKDKGFSEVFRRTVYGMIPRSKLTKQMMKNLIITE; this comes from the coding sequence ATGGAGCATACAATCGACGCTACGAATATGAGGTTAGGACGAGTGGCCAGCCAGGCTGCAGTGCTTTTGATTGGCAAGGATGCGAGCTTCCAAAGAAATGTGAAGCCAAAGACAGTCGTCAAGATTGTTAACGCTTCCAAGATTGATATTGCCGAGCGCAAGCGAGCCGGTACCATCTATCACCGCCACTCCGGTTATCGCGGCTCGATGGTGATTGAAGATATGAATAAGGTTATTAAGGACAAAGGTTTTTCCGAGGTTTTCCGTCGGACAGTTTATGGTATGATCCCGCGTAGCAAGCTCACCAAACAAATGATGAAAAATTTGATTATTACTGAATAA
- the rpsD gene encoding 30S ribosomal protein S4: MRIGPRYKIARRLGPSVFDKTQTQKFALSESRKGGKKGAHPKNKTEYGLQMLEKQRVRFTYGVGERQFGNYVSAAVANKGTNTVQDLYGRLERRLDNVVYRIGLGNSRQATRQMVSHGHILVNGRRVTIPSYAMSKGDRIRIREGSQKSPLFKDLIEKTKKPLPTWMTFAKDKNEWEVTGTPVYVQGEQTFDLSAVIEFYSR; the protein is encoded by the coding sequence ATGCGCATTGGCCCACGATACAAAATAGCTCGCCGACTCGGTCCTTCTGTTTTTGATAAAACTCAAACTCAAAAGTTTGCGTTGTCTGAGTCGCGCAAGGGTGGGAAGAAAGGCGCGCATCCCAAGAACAAAACTGAGTACGGTCTTCAGATGCTGGAGAAGCAGAGAGTGCGCTTTACTTACGGAGTCGGCGAGCGACAATTTGGAAACTATGTGAGTGCGGCGGTCGCCAACAAAGGCACCAATACCGTGCAAGACCTATATGGCCGACTGGAGAGACGCTTAGATAATGTGGTTTATCGAATCGGTTTGGGTAATTCGCGACAAGCTACCCGCCAGATGGTTTCCCACGGACACATCTTGGTTAACGGTCGCCGAGTCACCATTCCTTCCTACGCCATGTCAAAAGGCGACCGAATCCGAATTCGGGAAGGTAGCCAGAAAAGCCCTCTATTTAAGGATTTGATCGAGAAGACGAAGAAGCCGTTGCCAACCTGGATGACCTTTGCCAAGGACAAAAACGAGTGGGAAGTGACCGGAACGCCGGTTTATGTCCAAGGGGAGCAGACCTTTGATTTGTCGGCAGTTATTGAGTTCTACAGCCGTTAG
- the rpmJ gene encoding 50S ribosomal protein L36 has protein sequence MRVKASVKKICPKCQVVRRKGYVYVVCKGNPRHKQRQG, from the coding sequence ATGCGCGTTAAAGCTTCAGTCAAAAAGATCTGTCCGAAATGCCAAGTGGTCCGACGCAAGGGCTATGTTTATGTTGTCTGTAAAGGCAACCCGAGACACAAGCAGAGACAAGGATAG
- a CDS encoding putative dsRNA-binding protein: protein MRKTCNDLRLELGFKDTERMFTAAITHSSMVREPEQRPLQSNENLTHIGRRFLQTVLAIRLTLLRQSNAVISIRSSNWLNSQIGAVGRKLKVLDCLVIQPTTEAGIRNSELATARLEGETLCALVGALIIENGYQAGEEFFRTHFQEGLMNAHWAETAPMKDPKTLLQEVLAKQKLIPEYELISADGPVHRQAFAVRLICNGQVLGEGLGTTKKSAEKAAATEALATLKRFGDGRS from the coding sequence ATGAGAAAAACATGCAATGACCTCCGTTTGGAATTGGGTTTTAAGGATACTGAACGAATGTTTACGGCGGCGATTACCCACAGCTCAATGGTTCGCGAACCCGAACAGCGTCCGCTCCAGTCTAACGAAAATTTGACCCACATTGGTCGGCGATTCTTGCAGACGGTGCTCGCAATTCGTCTCACCCTGCTTCGGCAATCGAATGCGGTAATTTCCATCCGCTCGTCCAACTGGCTTAACTCACAGATCGGGGCAGTAGGGAGAAAGCTAAAAGTGCTCGACTGTTTGGTGATTCAGCCTACGACCGAGGCAGGGATTCGAAATTCTGAGTTGGCTACCGCGCGTCTGGAGGGCGAAACCCTTTGTGCGCTAGTCGGGGCACTGATTATTGAAAATGGCTACCAGGCCGGCGAGGAGTTCTTTCGAACTCATTTCCAAGAAGGCTTGATGAATGCTCACTGGGCGGAGACGGCCCCGATGAAGGACCCGAAGACCCTGCTTCAGGAGGTTCTGGCCAAGCAGAAATTGATACCGGAATATGAACTGATTTCCGCGGATGGGCCGGTCCATAGACAGGCCTTTGCGGTAAGATTAATTTGTAACGGCCAGGTGCTAGGTGAGGGCTTGGGGACTACAAAAAAATCGGCCGAAAAAGCAGCCGCTACCGAGGCTCTGGCCACCCTCAAGAGGTTCGGCGACGGTAGGTCCTAG
- the rpsI gene encoding 30S ribosomal protein S9, producing MHPETTKTERYTEAVGRRKTASARVRITPAAKTSIVINDKELHVYFPTKDLQLTASEALDKSKSAKKFKVTVVVRGGGINGQAEAVRHGIARAINELEPELRTNLKKAGFLKRDPRAKERRKFGLKKARKAPQWSKR from the coding sequence ATGCACCCAGAAACTACTAAAACTGAGAGATACACTGAAGCCGTAGGTCGTCGCAAGACCGCTTCGGCTCGAGTCCGGATTACTCCGGCCGCCAAGACTTCGATTGTCATAAATGACAAGGAGCTCCATGTTTATTTCCCGACCAAAGATTTGCAATTGACCGCTAGCGAGGCCCTCGATAAATCAAAATCAGCCAAGAAATTTAAAGTGACGGTTGTGGTCAGAGGCGGTGGCATTAATGGTCAGGCTGAAGCGGTTCGTCACGGTATTGCGAGAGCGATTAACGAACTCGAACCGGAACTCCGCACCAATTTGAAGAAAGCCGGCTTCCTTAAACGAGATCCTCGAGCCAAAGAAAGACGCAAATTCGGTCTGAAGAAGGCAAGGAAAGCACCGCAATGGTCCAAGCGCTAG